The Pseudophryne corroboree isolate aPseCor3 chromosome 10, aPseCor3.hap2, whole genome shotgun sequence DNA segment TATCTCCGGCCCTTAGAGTTCTATGACCCAGATAAAAGGAATTGTCTCTCCTCTATATacctcctactgtatatatatatatatatatatatatatatattatgtattgtaTATTCTATTTTTTATTATTGCATTGTCTTCTTATCTTGCTCTCTGCGGCATACCATGCTTTTTGGCACAGACTAAACTGCTTATTGAATATACAGATGGgcccacagttatcttggctagtttgctgcgcctaggcacaacatggtttattaagataaacaattcatctattgttctcagctgcaatacaatacagagaacaatacagcaggggattaagtcattacagcaggggatgaaGTCCGGCTGCCCAGTCTCagataatcctattaaaggtcaagataaacatggacccatctgtaggtagaAATAATAAtggcaattttaaaaaaaaaactctttaGACTTATTTCACTAGTCCTGCGGGAAGGTGTTTATAAATGAATATTCTCTCTGTCATAGTTtgcggcagtggttcccaaacggggcctaattcagactggaacgctgcagcggcagtgttcgcagtctgaagccctgtgctgtgtgctcaCGTGCAGCAGCGGCACTGCGCAGGCGCACACCTGAGATGCaaaggcatctcactggtgcgatcgcctcggcctgactgacaggcagaggtggtcctgGGGCGTGTCGGCGGCATTGGGGTGGCGCAGTAAGGGCAGcataggcgtgtccggaccgtttgcagggcgggccgcggtggctgcgtgacatcacacgcagccgctacggccAACAACATGCCGGATAgccacctgccttcgcagctacgcagagccggccttaggcataggcaaactaggcaattgcctagggcatctggtaagcctaggggcacaagcagcttctgctgattaaaatgatatgcagcatgcctatattctgtgtgcagcatttcgtatgcagaagcagccacagtcacacacatgtaggaatgctgcatatcattttaatcagcagaagctgcttgtgcatcctagccacatagcaatgcaaataagatgcattttcataaaaaataggcacccgacgttagcagagctgccagttgacttacgccaggaactatatgtgtcattatttgtataagggcattaataatgtgtaacatatgtgtaaggggcactatgtgtgtcattatgtgtataagggcactaataatgtgcggcatatgtgtaagggaaattatgtgtataagggcattaacaagggttggcataatgtgtaaggcacactgtgtttataaggacattaataatgtgtgtcatatgtgtaaggggcattactgtgtggtattatgtgtataaatacattaccaatgtgtggcattatgtatagaagttgctctactgtgtggcgtaacgtatagaaagggcactactgtgtggtctaatgtgaataaagagcaatatggtgtggtgtaatgtgaatatgtggtgtaatgtgaataaggagcaatatggtgtagtgtaatgagaataaagagcagtgtggtgtaatgtgaataaggagcaattcagtatgatgttatgtgcatgaggggcactactgtgagaagtaatgtatataaggaaaattggtactactgtgtgatgtaatgtgaataagggacattatcgcatgataaattgtgaataaagttgcactactgtgaggcatactttgaattgggggtactattgtgtggccatgccccttgccaacaaaaacacatacctttttgggctgtgcgccgaatgtgcacactgttcttatttaaattacagggggtaggaaaacaaaaaaaggactgctatgggtggggggtgatggagctgggaaaggggtgcagggtcagaggcggaactagcggtggtgctagggggcaccagccaaaatcttgcctagggcatcatattggttagggccggtctgcagggagctactcgccaggtgcaaaagcatcagcaTTGTGCGATGTTTTCGCATGTCTGTGGGGTGGGGGTAGAGCCTGGCGTgctgggcggactagctctgtgccgcGTGTTCCCCAGCACGTCAGAGATTTaattgtagatgtgcattttttcacacacctacgatcagctctgaattaggcccttggtccttAAGCCTCCCTAACAGTTCCGCTTGAAAGGATATATATGCCTAAggtcaggtgacttaattagtacctcagtccattTGACTACACCACCTGTGCACAAGTATggaaatccttaaaacctggactgctagggttCTTTGAGGTCCGAGTTTGGGAAACGATGGTCTAAGACATGGAACATATAGGTGACGTTTTGGTAAGTGTTACCTGACAGGAGTCTTTCCCCCCTTCCGGTACTCCGGCACACAGCATGCTCTCCGTTATCTCATCAGTCGGGTAAGATTCTCGGCAAGAAGAGTCAGAGACTGTCTCCACGTTCACACATTGCAGTGCAGGCGGGTAGTTCTCTGCACAGATACAGGGTGCGTGAGAGATCCATACTGGTATCTATGTTTTGTAACATCACAATTTTTGTTTCACCCTCGGCAGCATTACTGAACTatgggggaaatttatcaaagctcGCTCTGCCCAACTCCTGCCATTGtcttgcataggcaaacgcagggggggtttctggtttcccgtaaacccccctcctcttggcaagtggctcaaattatgacaatagcaatggtatgtaatgagattactagagctgccacacatcatgcagtgtaagggacagagcaaagctgctgcacgtgcccagtggtagcagcttcttctaccaagtttgctgtgtgtgtggatctgagtcctcaatcagtgctctggaccagagagcagctgccaggaagaagagacaggagccttaccatgaggtgggagaatgtgtgcttagaagtgcagtactggttttattatgtttgtgtatttattatggtatgtttaacattttcctgaccatttatttatattatgtaaatgtttgacacagcctatactagtatagaccatatatagtgttaaatattaatactgtcttccatacagtatccattgtataaaaagacaaatgtttacattaatgtccaggtcaTTACTAGGATCATCTACTGCTTCCccaaactcccgcacttgctccaatgttccgaagAGTGGGAGATTGTACAGCATATTTGGaacccccccctctagaaatcctgcgtttgccactgtcttgCGCAAACTTCTGGCCCTCCGCATATGGCATGCTCTTACTCCAGAAATCTTTACACTTTGGAAGAACAGGCCAGTGcaattagagcagtggttctcaaactccgtcCTCAGGACCTCAAACAGCTCATGGTTTCCAGGACCCCTGTGGACCTTTAAGATGTGGCAGTTGGTCATACAGTCATGCAGCTGCTGGGTGAACTGGGAAACGTGAGCTgttgggggtcctgaggacagagtttgagaaccactgaattagAGGTGCCGCCACAAGTTTGGTGGGTTCCACATGTAATTCTCCTCCCAAATTCAGACCTGGCACACTCCTCCCTCAGGGGTTACACCATGATGCTTCATACCTTATCTGGGTCTGGAAGCAGCATCCTCAGTCCTGGAATATATAACCGGGCAGTGATGACAAAGCCACGAGCCCCAATGCCAGCATAGCACTGACACTGAGGAAGAGCAGCCTCACAAATCTTCTCCATGTCAGCAGCCAGCCCTCAATGTGGAGCACTCAAAGTTCTAGGAGGCCCATAACCATTGGAGCCCAATGCAACCACATAGGTAGCTCGGACTATGCCCTCAACAAGAAAGATTTTTGCACTGGCATTTCATCATCATTTTTTTTATCAGTAATATCAGAATAAACAGAGAAAAATTATTCTGTGCTtaatttatacagatgtgtcctctcctcATACACCCAGTGTCTAGGCGGCATATGACGTGAAGTGTGCAGTGCAGTTTCTTTTACTTTTGCGTCTTAGTCACATTTCAGATGCCACAAAACACCACTCACAGTATACTACAGACGCCAGGCTGTGCCTTTAACAGCACAGTAATTACTTTTAAACACATACAGAGTCgtagatgaagcacaacggaacttgggtggtcattccgagttgatcgctcgttattttttttcgcaacggagcgattagtcgctaatgcgcatgcgcaatgtccgcagtgcgactgcgccaagtaaatttgctatgcagttaggtattttactcacggcattacaaggtttttcttcgttctggtgatcgtaatgtgattgacaggaagtgggtgattctgggcggaaactggccgttttatgggagtgtgtgaaaaaacgctaccgtttctgggaaaaacgcgggagtgtctgaagaaacgggggagtgtctgggcgaacgctgggtgtgtttgtgacgtcaaaccaggaacgaaactgacagaactgatcgcaatggcagagtaagtctcgagctactcagaaactgcaaagaaatttctattcgcaattttgagaatctttcgttcgcaattttgataagctaagattcactcccagtaggcggcggcttagcgtgtgcaatgctgctaaaagcagcttgcgagtgaacaactcggaatgaggtccttgGAGCGAGAAAAACTTTGAGGTAACTATTGCTTTGTTCTCATTGTACtccacctaggggtaaatttactaagatgggagttctatttgagatgggatgttgcccatagcaaccaatcaggttctacttctcatttatctagtaccttctagaagataatacctgaaatctgattggttgctatgggcaacatcccatctcaaatagaactcccatcttagtaaatttcccccctagtTTTTTGGGTTGGTCACAGATCATTTACTGATGTGTGCAATGCGGGCCATACATCTACAAGCCGATTCCCTGTTCTGCCGAAGCCCCCTGTTCTGCCAACTAACCGATTCTGATAATTTTTGGGTTCGTAATCGTCAAAATTAGGATTTCCTACATGTTGAATTTTGCCGATGACCCTTCCCAATTATCCGCCAACTGGGGAACAGCCACAATACCTGACTGATATGTAGACCCCATAAGAGCAAAGCAATTTTTGTAAAACATTACTTTATCTTTCGGTCTTCTTTCTGTGCTTTTCAGAAATGTCATTACATGATcagtatatttattttattaccttCAGGGCTGGTGGTGGTCCCCCATCCTGACACAAGGCAGCTGGTTCCCGCAGAGGGTGGAGGGCAGCCAATGGGGATAGTTTGGACGTATGCATTCAGATTGGCTGGTGAGGCAATTTTCAGAAGCATGATGTCATTGTCATACGAAACACTGTTAAATCCTTTATGAGGGCATATTTTGTCAGCGTAGGTGAACTGCTCTCTCTCCTCGTAAGAGTTTAAGTTGTGTTCCCCCAGGCGGATCTGAAGATTCCTAAATCAAATGAAAGAAAGTTGTGTACATGAATGGAGAAGTTACACAGAAATGGGATGTTTCCAACTTTCCACAGTGtttcttggtggtcattccgagttgttcgcttgttgccgttttttgcaacgcagcgattaggtggaaaatgcgcgtgcacatggtatgcagcgcgcatgcgcttagttatttaacacaaaacttagtagatttgctggtgttcgtgcggcgcttttcagtcgcactgcagatcggtgagtgattgacaggaaaggggcgtttctgggaggtaactgagggttttccaggagtgtgctaaaaaatgcaggcgtgccagggaaaaacgtaggagtggctgaagaaacggtggagtggctggccgaatgcagggtgtgtttgtgacgtcaaaccaggatctaaacggactgaggtgatcgcaatctaggagtaggtctggagctactcagaaactgcagggaattatttagtagcaattctgctaatctttcgttcgctattctgctaagctaagatacattcccagagggtggcggcctagcgtttgcactgctgctaaaagcagctagtgagcgatcaactcggaatgagggccctaggttGCCAAAAATGAAAACATCGTTCACTTTTCAAACAGACATTATTTACcaaaattataatttaaaattgtttttttaaacatttttttaaatttgtttattTAAAAAGTCAAAAAACAACAATATATACAAATGATTTCTTTAAGTGTCACTTATGCTTTAATCGCATAGAAAAGATTTACAATTTGAATTGCAAAAAAATCTAATTTCCGGACGAATATTGCAAATCAGTCTGGGGTTTTGCTCATCCGTAAGCAAGATATTGGGCACTTTTTACCGTTCTCACAGCTGGTTACAGAGCAACAATTCACCCAATTACATCAAGCTCTGTGTATTACagaaacaaaagttatgttttactaTTATCATGTGATTATTGTGTATCACTGAACTTCTACATGTGGGAAGATAACAGATGTACAGGAAAATAAGGCAGGGTCTTCTGTCAATCTCACAATTAATGTAATCCATACATGAGGTTATAATATAAAATCTTACAATTTGTTACTTAGCATCTTCATGATTCATATCTGAAAATGTCTATTTTGGCCTTTAATGGTCCCTACAGAGGGATTTTATTTAATTTGTATTAACAGTTTTTGGGTTACAGCAGCATtatcagttaggggtatatttaccaatgTTCAAGAATAGGGGCCATACATTAATCTAATTTCTTATCTCAACAATAAGTAATTAGGCACCAACAGAATTAACCAAAAACCACATGCAGGATCAGGGGCCCCCTGTGATGTGTGAAAAGTAAAATGATCACTGATCCGAACACTATACTTCCAGATTAGAATCGCGGCACGGCGTCTGCGTATACATGCTAATCAGACTGCACGTGTGTAAGCAGAGATTACTGGAAAATTAGAAATAATGCTTTGCTCAGgcttcagtggctaatgccatctaAAGTAATATTCACAGTTATATATTACATTTTCACAATACAATAAATTTCACAAGTTAGCAGCCTCCACAGAAAGAATGACGGCTGTTTTTGACAGATGGAGAATGGATTATCCGCAAATTTAccctgataaatatgccccttactcTGAGTATTCCCTGACAGTGCGCTCCTTAGTGGTGCCACCAGGATCTGCATTCTGAAACAGTGCGATAGTATTACAAATCTCTTCAATCACTACTTTAAATGGTCTGCAGTCTGTGAGCAATTAGAAGTAGCCTCCATGACTTGTTATCTCAAGGTGGTCTGTAGGATTTAAataccctaacccccttccccagGCTTGAACCATAGTGttgcctgatgaggtcacctggtcacgtTTGGTAGGCCCATAGTTGGGCAAcagtatgctaagcacctcaaatgtACTTATATTGCAGAATCCTAATTGTtatgattagcagtgtttagtatttagagtgtgcacctgcattttctatttttttctgtgtgaaactacaaatctcagcatggtagcacctctcattatgtttaaaattagggtgtgaaGTCCAAGACCCCTTCCCCCACTCACCAGTTGAGTGTAATAATTGATTAACTGGTGACAGGATTGCCATGAAAAACAATGAAGAGCTGATTATTTTAACACTCACTGAACAGCTGGGGACGGGAAGTGTTTGAGTAAAGGTTTTGCACTATAACACAGACTGTAACACTTACGTGAGTTGGCAGTGTGCGGCTGTTAGGACCCAGTTTTCATCTATCAAGACTCCACCACAGACGTGGCGGCTGAAGTGCTGCAGGCTGACTTGCCACGGCTGAGAGTTCGGCACACACTCGTAACCGCCAATAATACGGTTAGAACTTTGCCCTTTAACTGGGAGACAATGAGAGTTCACCAAACTGGAGGCCAAGCAAACTAAAAATCAGTTTACAAAACAAAactcacaacaacaaaaataaataaGCACTTAATGTTTCTAGACTTACCGTAAGCGCGACACTGCCACGCTATACTGTTATCAGGTACAAGAAAGTATTGCAGTATACAATATCATAGTATAAAACAAACAAATTAATAATAAACagaactttgggcctgattctcaTTTGTAAGCAAATCGCAGAGCGTCTGTACAATACCGTACAAATAAAATGTGAATGCAGCAGGAGGAGATAGGTGCCTCGTGCGTGCAACTGAGAGATCCGAGTGCTGTTTCTGAGGACATGGTACTGGATCACCATCACAGCCTTAGGTCACTAGTCACAATGATAGCAGACCTCGGTCACAGACTGGCCATCGGTATTCAGACTGGCCATCAGATCCAGTCAACCAGGTATTCACACTGGCCATCAGATCCAGTCAACCAGGTATTCACACTGGCCATCAGATCCAGTCAACCAGGTATTCACACTGGCCATCAGATCCAGTCAACCAGGTATTCACACTGGCCATAAGATCCAGTCAACCAGGTATTCAGACTGGCCATCAGATCCAGTCAACCAGGTATTCAGACTGGCCATCAGATCCAGTCAACCAGGTATTCAGACTGGCCACCAGATCCATCGACACAGACCCTGGGCCCGGAATGTGTACAAAATGGGGATGACATGCCTCTGTTTGCAATACAGACCCTGCCTCCACCGCTCAAACACTGCAGCAAGTCAATCATATGTAGCTAAGGGGGGGATTGAGCGATATCACAGGACCCATTTGGTCATATTGCCTACTTGCTTAGAAAGGATGGGAGGCTCCTCATGACCCGCCCAACagggaagtgggcaagtctcccgcattccgctttcttccccccccccccccccccaactcactGCCACTCGATTCCCACGTCATCCCATCACACACAggaagaggggaaggggggggttgaCGCAATTCACACTAAATCTAAATCGCATCTTCGTAGCCCCACCCACTGCTTTGCAATGCCGGTAATGTGGGGGAAGGGTTACGATGATGTGATCACATCGCCACGCCGCCCGTACCGCCTCCTCCACACCCCCAATCAGGATCTTTGAGTGTAAGTGGAAAAAATGGAAGGTTGTGTCTAGTTGTTGTGGCCGCCATTGTTTATAAATGAGTGTGTATGCCGCCATTATCCTGCCGTGTCGCCTACGTCTGATCAAAAGCATACTTATTTAAAGAATTCAAAGAATTGTGTAACACACGTATCACATTGTTACATCTCACTGACTACATTCTTGGTATATATTATTACTATTTATACCGTATGTTTTCTATACAATGTATCCATTACATCACTAGATAACTGGCATGCAGACTGTAGATTGTATCTGCATATTCTTCTGCCACAGAGAAAGGCTTGCCATATCCTTACTAGTGTTACACGACCATCTTCTTCATgtgtacccagtagcggatcttgccacgggcaagcaggctttttgcccggggcgccgctgtcccgagggcgctgccaccgccgtggcaagagccgctattcctgatccccgctccccggctgcagcagatgccactgacagacGCCACAggccataattgacctctagtgtctgtcatgacgtctctcccatagagaggagctggcggccagagatggagggcagcgcagcaggagcggggctggtaagtactgTATTTTTGGGggtttttgtgtgtttgtaagcagcgctactggggcacagctacatggggcactgctacagggggcacaactactgggggcacagctactgggggcactgctacagggggcacaactactgggggcacagctactggggtcacaactactgggggcacagctactggggtcacagttACAGggggtactgctacagggggcacagctactgggggcacaactacagggtgcacaactactgggggcacaactacagggtgcacaactacagggtgcataactactgggggcacaactacagggtgcacaactactgggggcacaactactgggggcacaactactgggggcacaactacagggggcacaactactgggggcacaactactgggggcacaactacagggtgcacaactactgggggcacaactactggggcacggcaacaggggtcacaactactgggggcacaactacagggtgcacaactactgggggcacaactactggggcacggcaacaggggtcacaactaccgggggtacagctactgggggcacaactacaggatgcacagctacgggggcacaactacagggtgcacaactactgggggcacaactactggggcacggcAACAGGGGtaacaactactgggggtacagctactgggggcacaactactgggggcacaactactgggggaaaatctactctgggcacagctacaggggggcacaagccccttccccatgaagaagccatgcccctatttttactCTATTTTACCTGGTAATTACGAGCACACATGACTCTGcggagggtagatgctagattcaagtggcctaagggaccttttacgtcagggaaaggagccatgacacaagggggaggagctaggccagcggatagttcctctactatccacgccaccaactattacctttagtaatcaggtggcgagcgaatcgagccaccgagcccgaagcgtggagagcgaagcgagcccacgagggtacttttcgggtatccTGTTCGGCCATAgcacctccccctggtgacgtgtctcctcccctagtaacatcagaaggtcccttctcccactccgatttagaaccaaccctctGCGCAGCCAGCAATTCCATTCACACACCCACACTGAGCGTGGCCTATATGCGTACATCCCGTATTGCATTACTAGTAGTTACATACACACA contains these protein-coding regions:
- the LOC134966927 gene encoding trypsin-like, encoding MFLLLLGALLGVAVKGQSSNRIIGGYECVPNSQPWQVSLQHFSRHVCGGVLIDENWVLTAAHCQLTNLQIRLGEHNLNSYEEREQFTYADKICPHKGFNSVSYDNDIMLLKIASPANLNAYVQTIPIGCPPPSAGTSCLVSGWGTTTSPEENYPPALQCVNVETVSDSSCRESYPTDEITESMLCAGVPEGGKDSCQGDSGGPLVCNSKLYGITSWGNVPCAEANRPGIYTKVCNYLDWIQDTISNGDCLP